The DNA window CGCCCTGCCCGACGACGAACTCGCCCGCGCGCAGCAGCAGGGCAAGCTCCAGCGCAATTTCCAGGGCTATTCCACCCAGGCCGATCTGGACTTGCTGGCCTTTGGCGTCTCGGGCATCTCCAAGCTCGGGCGTCAGTACATCCAAAGCGTCAAGACCTTGGAGGCCTATGGCGCGGCGCTCGCCGCCGGCGAGCTGCCGGTGGAGCGCGGCCTCAGCTTGAGCGCCGACGACCTGTTGCGCCGCGACGCCATCCAACGCCTGATGTGCGATTTCGCCCTCGACCTGCAGGCCTTGGCGCAGCGCCACGGCGTGGACGATGCCGCGAGCTATTTCTCTGCCGACCTGCGGCGCCTGCAGCCGCTGGAGCAAGCCGGCTTGCTCCAGCGCGAGGGGCTCAAGCTGCGGGTCACGCCGCAAGGCCGGCTGCTGGTGCGCATCATCGCCATGCAGTTCGATCATCACCTGCACGACGCTGCCGCCCTGTTGCAGGCACCACGCTATTCGCGGGTGATTTGACGCCGTCGCGCCGTCGCGCCGCCGGTCAAGCCGCCTGCGCGCGCGAGCCGAAGCGAGTGTGCAATGCCGCGCGCAGGCTCGCATCCAGGGCTGGCAGGCGAGCCCGCACGGCGGCACAGCGCTCATCCGCTGGCGTGCGCCGGGCTGCGGCCCACACCGGCTGCGGCCAATGCGCGTCCCAGCCCCAGCGGGCGATCACATGCCAGTGCAGGTGCGGCACGACGTTGCCCAGGCTGGCGAGGTTGATCTTGTCGGGCGTCAGATGCGTGCGCAGGCCCTGCTCCACCAGCGCCAGCGCGTCCATGCAGGTGCTGCGCTGCAACGGGGTCAGGTCGGTGAATTCGCGGGCATGGTGTTGCCAGACCAGACGGTAAAAAGCCGGGTGCAGCGCATCGTCAGCGCGGATCAGCCGCATCCAGTCGCCGCTCCACACCAGCAAGCCGCCGGGCTCGGTGCAAAGCGGGCACCCTGGCGTCAAAGCGTCTGCGACCGGCCCCTGCGCCACGGTCGGCTTATTCGTAGAAATCACCGCCGCCCTGGCCCGGGGCCAGATGCGCCTGGCCGGGTTGCAGCCGGGTCATCGCCACGACATCGCCCACATAGGTGATGGGTCCGGTGGGTTGCCCGGTGGGCGAGCCACCGGCGGGCTCGACGCTGATGGCGAAGCCCTTGGCCTGGGACAGGGCCAGCAGCGCCGGTGCGGGTAGTTGCAGCGTGTCGGAGGAGCGGAGCTGCACCAGGCCCACGGCTTGAGGCTTGCCTTGCTTGGGCAGCATCCACAGTTCGAACGACTTGTTGCCGGGCGTGGCCACCGGACCCACCGCCGTGAGCACGAGGCGGCTGCCGTGCACGGTGAGCACGGCGCTGTGACCCTCGGGGCCCTTGAGCACGGCGGCCATTTGCGCCGCCGATGGTGCTCCCGGGCCGGGTTGCTGCAGCAGCATGACCAGCGACACCATGAGCGAGGCCGTCAGCACGCCGAAGCCCAGCGTCAGGCCCATCCAGGTGCGTTTGGCCCAGCCCTTTTCGAACCGCTGCGACACGGGTGTGCCGGTGCCAGGTTGAACGCGGGCAAGTATGCCGTCCCAGGCACGTTCCGGCGGTTTCTGGCGGAGCAGACCGTCGTCGAGCCGCTGGCGCCAAGTCCGCAGGGCTTGCGCCAGCGTGGGTTCGGTTTGCAGCAGCGCCTCGAAGCGCCGCCGCGCGGCCGGGCTCATGCCGCCGGTGAGGTAATCGCTCGCCAGCCGGTTGCAGAGTTCGGGTTGGTGGTAGCGCGTCATGACCCGGCGCCCTCCCCGAGGCATGCGCGCAGGGCGAGGATGGCGCGGCGAAGAATGGTCTTGACGGTGCCCAGGGCCATGCCGCTGAGCTTGGCAAGTTCGCCATGCGACATGCCCATCACATACGAGTGGGTCAACAATTCGCGCTGCCGCGGTTTGAGTTCATCGAAGCAACGCTCGAGCGAGCCATGCGACATGCTGCGCTCCAGCAACTGCTCCGGCCCGGGCGCGGCGTCGGCCGGGTCCAGCGGCACTTCCATGGCGTCGAGGCTCTCCACGGGTTCGCGCCCTTTGGCGCGCAGCTTGTCGAGGCAGGTGTTGCGCACCACGGTGGCCAGCCAGGCTTCGGCCGCACCTTGCGTCGGGCGGTAGCTGGCGGCTTGATGCCAGATCTTCACATAAGCATCCTGCAAAGCGTCCTCGGCTTGCGCCGGATCGCGCAACAGGCGCAGGCAGATGGCCCAGCCGCGGCGGCGTGTGGCTTCGTACAGCGCGGCGAAAGCCTGCTGGTCGGCCAGCGCGGTGTAAGCCAGGAGTTTTTCCAGATCGGGCATTGGAGAAGGTCGGGTGGTGTGGGCCGGCGCAGCACACCAGAGCGGAACAAGCGCATCCGCCACCGCGCCTCAAGCCGCAGCTGCAACAGGCCCGATGGCCGCGGCAGCCGCCCCGGCGCGGGGGCGTTGCCGCATCTTAATGGGAGGGCTTGCGCTTGCGCAGCCGGACTGAAACCAGTCATGACGAATCCAGTGAAAGCGTGGGCTTGCGATTGACCGGGGTCAGTCCAGTGTTCCATCAGGCGATGAACGCCGCCGGAACCGGATTCTCGCCCAGGGCGTTGAGCAGAATGGCCCAGTGCATGGTTTCGTCACCCATGATGCTGGCGGCAGCCTTGGCCAGGCCGCGGTTGTGGAACTGCGGAACCGTGCCGAGATAGGCGCTGGCGGCGCCCTTTTCCAGCCCGGCGGCAAAGCGCAACACGTCGGCCTGGTTCTTCAGCTTGTCGGTCGGAAAGTTGTAGGCCGCTGGTTTCATCGACATCACCGGCGTGCCGCCGAGCTTGTTGATCGTGCTTTCCAGCACGCCGGCGTGCGCCTTGTGCTGGCCCTGGAATTCCACCGCCACAGCCAAGACCGGCTTTTGCAGCAGGCCCGATTCGGCGCCCACCTGATAGGCGGCGATCGCCTGGTATTCCAGGCCCAGAGCGACGTTCAGCATCTTGATGTCATCTTCGTTGGACATCGACGCGGCGAAGCTGCGGGCCGGCAACGCCAGGCCGCTGGCAGCGGTGAGGCCGGCGACGAACAGGCCGCCTTTCTTGAACCAGGTGCGGCGGTCGAGTGCGGGAGAATCCATACGGGCGTTGGTATCCATGATCATGTCCTTGGCAAAGTGGTTGAACGAACAGGCCGTGCCGATGCGCGACCTTGCAAACCACTACGCCGAGATACGGAACTTGGATTCATGCTGCCCCATCGGCAGCTCTTAAGTTTCACCGAGCTTTGAACTCGCGGAGTTGATGGTTCCATGACTTCGAGGTGTGCATGCCCTCGGGGGCAAGGCTCCCTTACCGAAGGTCGATCATTGCAAATTCGAACTGGCTTTTCATTGAATTTTTAGCGAATGCCGGGCGCTATATCACTCTGTCGCTGGCAAATTTTGTCAAGGTCTCATGTTTTCTTGGCATCAACTGCTGTGTAATGGTGTTGCTTGATGGCGTCGGTAAAGCGCATGCGGGTGTGGCTGGCACGCTCGATCAGACCTACATGGCGTTGAACGTCGACCCCCGGCAACGTGATCACACGCAGCGAGCGATCGGTTGCCCAGTTGACGTTGGCCAGGCGCGGAACGATCGAGACGCCGAAGCCTTGGCGCACGATTTCTATCATCGCCTCGACCGAATTCAACTCCATCTCGTCCGACGTCGATACGTTGCAGCGGTGCAAAACCTCGTTCACCAGATGGCCGGTCCATGTGTGTCGGTCGAAGCGAATGAAGGGTGCTTGGCGAAGCATGTCCAGCGGTTCGTCTGGCAATTTGAACTGCGCGCGGCGCGGAACGATCAGCACCATGGCCTCGGTGTACAGGGGTGTCCAGCGTAGGCTGGAAGCCAGCGGGCGGGGCGACTTCGTCACCACCGCGGCGTCGAGTTCGCCGCGTTCGACGCGATCCGCGAAATCGCTTGAAAGGCCGGCCAAGATCTTGACCTTCAACCGAGGATGCTGCCGCTTGACTGCGCGCAGCGCATCGGCAAACGCTCCCATCAGCGCCGAGATCAACGCGCCGACGACGACAGTGCCCGACAACGCATCTTGGTCGGTCTCGGCGACCAGGGAGTCGTAGAGCAGCACCAGTTGCTCGATGTGAGGCGCCATGGCCCGGCCCGCCGTGTTCAGCACGACCGAGCGCGGGCCGCGGTCAAACAGCGCCTGCTCAAGGCTTTGCTCAAGCGCTCGCATCTGCAATCCGACCGCGGCCGGGGTCAGGCCGACTTCCCTGCCTGCCGCGGTAAAGCTGCCATGACGAACGACGGCCAGAAAAGTCTTGAAGCTGCGGATCGAGGACATAAGGCGGTTGCTTCGGATTGGTTTGACGTTGCGCAGTTGCCGTGGCTTTGGCGGCAGAAGCGGCTTTCACGAGCATCCATCCGCAATACTAAAGTTTTTCTTGTCCTCAACGAAACAAAGGTTCGCTTTTCTTTTTTAAGGGGGCTGGCCACAATAGTCATATTGAGACGCAGTCGCCCCATCGCTCGAACCCCATGGCGGACAAAAATTCCCACCTTCATGTATCGATCTGGCGTGGCAAGGAACAAGGCAGTTTCGCCAGCTACGACGTCCCGAGACTGGAAAGCCAGACCGTGCTCGACGTCGTCACCTATATTCAGCGCCAGCTCGACCCCAGCCTGAGTTATCGCTACGCCTGCCGCGTGGGCATGTGCGGCTCGTGCGCGATGAACGTCAACGGCGTGGCGCGCTGGACCTGCCGCACACATGTGGCCAAGGTCGAACGCAACGGGGCGCTGGAGATCGCCCCGTTGTCGAATTTGCCGGTGATCAAGGATCTGGTCACCGACATGCGGGAATTTTTCGACAAATGGGCACGCTCGATGGGCCGTTTCCAGGGCAGCAGGACCCGCTCCGACGCGTTCGCGCGTGTCGATCCTGCCAGTCGCGAGCGCCGTGCCGCCGATGCCGGCATCGAGTGCATCGGCTGCGGTGTGTGCTACGCATCGTGCGACGTGGTCGGCTGGCGACCCGAGTTCCTGGGGCCGGCGGCGCTGAACCGTGCCTGGACCCTGGTGAACGACGTCCGCGACGTACTGCGTGACGAGCGGGTGCAGGCGACCTCTGGCGACAGCGGCTGCCACGCTTGCCACACCCAGGGCTCGTGCACCCAGCGCTGCCCGAAATCGATCGCGCCGACCGCCGGCATCGCCGGGCTCAAGCGCCTCGCGCTGGGCGGCAGCTTCCTGGGCCGGCGATGAACACGCGCATGCAGGTGCGGCTGTGGCTGTGGCAGCGCATCAGCGCCGCGGTGCTGGCGCCGCTGGTGCTGATCCACCTGGGCACCATCATCTACGCGGTGCACGCGGGTCTGAGCGCGGCCGCCATCCTCGGGCGACTGCACGACAACGCGTGGTTCGGCGGCTTCTACGCGCTGTTCGTGCTGGCCTGCGCGGCGCACGTGCCCGTCGGCATGGCCCGCATCGCCGAGGAATGGCTGGCGTGGCGCGGCGCGAAGGCCATGCTGCTGGGCGGGGCTTTCGGCCTGCTGGTGCTGGTGGCCGGGCTGCGCGCGGTCTACGGCGTGGTGCTGTCATGAAGCGCCGCAACGACTTTCGGGCCCGCAACCACCCGGCGTACTGGGCCTTCTGGCTGCACCGGGTCTCGGGCCTGCTGCTGGCGCTGTTCCTGCCGCTGCATTTCTGGGCCCTGGGCCAGGCGCTGCACGGCGCGGCCTCGCTGCAGGGTTTCCTGCGCCTGGCCGACCAGCCGCTGTTCCGCTTCGCCGAGTGGGGTCTGGTGATGCTGCTGGCGCTGCACATGACCGGCGGCATCCGCCTGCTGCTCATCGAGTTCGCCCCGTGGTCCGGCCTGCGTCAGGACTGGATCGCGGTGGCGCTGGGCGCGGCGGCCGCCGCGGGCATGGCCTTCGCGCTGGCCCTGCTCGGTTGAGCGCGCCCAAGCAGACCTGTCGAGGAAATCCGGCATGAACATCGACCTGCAAGCCATCGAGGACACGGCGCGCGAGCTTTACATCCGCGCGCTCAAGGTGCTGCCGCCCGACATCAAACAAGGCTTTGGGCGACTCGTCGGCAGCGAAAGCGTGCCGCGCGCGCAAGGCGTGCTCAGGACCATGGTGACGAACATTGAGGTCGCTGAGCGCACCGACAACTTGCTGTGCCAGGATACAGGGGTACCGATCTACAACCTGCGCATCGGCAGCGGTGTCGAGTTCGATGGTCATGCGCTGAAGGCGGCGATCCGGCGTGGCTGCGAGCGGGCCACGCGCGAGTACCCGTTGCGTTCGTCGGTGGTGCATCCGCTGACACGCCGCAACGAGCACACCTCCTGCGGCATCGAGGTGCCGGTGATCCACATCGATTTCGTCGATACGACGGACTTTCTTGACATCGAGATGATCCCGAAGGGCAGCGGCTCGGAAAACAACTCATTCCTGAAAATGGCGATCCCCGCGGAGGGCCTCGACGCCATCAAGACCTTCGTCGTCGACTGCGTGATCGCCGCCGGTGGCAAGACATGTCCGCCGACCATCGTTGGCGTCGGCCTGGGCGGCACGTCGGATCTGTGCGTCGCGCTGGCCAAGCGCGCTGCCACGCGGCCGCTCGGTACCCGCTGCGACGACGTCGACGGCGCACTTCTCGAGGATGAGCTGTCGCACGCGGTCAACCAGCTCGGGGTCGGACCGCAGGGACTCGGGGGCGACTCCACCGCCTTTGCCGTGCACATCGAACTGGCGGCCACGCACATCACGATGAACCCGGTCGCCGTGAACATGCAGTGCCATTCCGCACGCCGCGCCCGCGCCAGCTTCACCCCGGCCGGCGTTCACTACGGATTCTGACCATGGCCCACCACGCACTGAACACCCCGGTCAGCGAGGCGCAGGTACGCGCGCTGCACGCGGGCGACACGGTGACCCTGCAGTCCACGCTGTTCGGCATCCGCGATGCGACCCAGATCCACATGTTCGACCGCGGGCGCGCGACCCGCTTCGATCTGCGTGGGCACGCCGTGATCCACACCGCGCCGAACGTGCGCCGGGTCGCGGCGAGCCCCGAGTTCCCGGCGGGGTACGCGCCGGTGTGCGTTGGCACGACGACCTCGGACCGCATGGAACGCTTCACCTGGCCGCTGATGCAGCAGTATGGCGTGCGCATGATCGTCGGCAAAGGCGGCCTGCGCGCCGACTCGCTCGAGGCCTTCGCCAAACTTGGCGGCGTGTATCTGGCCATCGTCGGCGGCACGGCGGCCCTGGAGAGCACCTGGATCGAGCAGATCGAGGACGTCGACCTCGACGACCTGAACCCGGAATCGCTGTGGAAATTCCGCATCCGTGATTTCGGGCCGCTGCTCGTGGCGATGGACAGTCACGGCAACAGCCTGTACGACGACGTGAAGCACGACGTGCAGGAACGCCGCGCCCGCGTGCTGGCCGAGCTCGGCGTGAGAACGGCGTGAGGCCAGCGCGCACATGGACTTGAAGCGGATCGACATCGATATCCTGATCCTCGGCTCGGGTGGCGCCGGGCTGTTCGCAGCGCTGCACGCGCACCAAGCCGACCCTCGACTGTCGATCACGGTCGCGGTCAAGGGCCTGCTGGGCAAGTGTGGCTGCACCCGCATGGTGCAGGGCGGCTACAACGTTGCCCTCGCCGAGGGCGACTCGGTCGAGCGGCACTTCATGGACACCATCGAGGGAGGCAAGTGGCTGTCCAACCAGGATCTGGCCTGGACCCTGGTGACCAAGGCGGTGGAGCGCATCCACGAGCTTGAAAACGAACTCGGCTGCTTTTTCGACCGCAACCCGGACGGCACCGTGCACCAGAAGGCCTTTGCCGGGCAGACCTTCGACCGCACGGTGCACAAGGGCGACCTGACCGGGATCGAGATCATCAATCGCCTGGCCGAGCAGGTCTGGGCGCGCGGCATCGACCGGCTCGAGGAGCACCGCGCCATCGAACTCGTGCGCACGCCCGACGGCAGGGCGCTGGCTGGCGTGCTGATGATCGACATGCGCAGCGGCGGGTTCGTGTTCGTGCGCGCCGGCGCGGTGCTGCTGGCCACCGGCGGCGGGCCGACCATGTACAAGTTCAACACGCCGTCGGGCGACAAGAGCTGCGACGGCCTGGCCATGGCGCTGCGCGCCGGGCTGGCGCTGCGCGACATGGAGATGGTGCAGTTTCACCCCACCGGACTGCTGGCGGGCGCGCACACGCGCATGACAGGTACCGTGCTCGAGGAGGGGCTGCGTGGCGCCGGAGGCTGGCTGCTCAACGGCCGGGGCGAGCGCTTCATGCACAACTACGACCCGCGCGGCGAGCGCGCCACGCGCGACATCGTGTCGCGCGGCATCTTCGCCGAGATGCGTGCCGGGCGCACCTCGCCCAACGGCGGCGTGTACATCCAGATGTCCCACCTCGGCGCGGACAAGGTCAGGCAGCAGTTCAAGGGCATGGTCGAGCGCTGTGCCGACTGCGGTTTCGACTTGGCGGGCGGCAAGGTCGAGGTCGTTCCCACCGCGCACTACATGATGGGTGGCGTGGTGTTCCGCCCCGACTGCAGCACCGAACTGCACGGGTTGTTCGCCGCCGGCGAGGACACCGGCGGGGTGCATGGCGCCAACCGCCTGGGCGGCAACGGCGTGGCCAATTCGACGGTCTTCGGCGGCATCGCCGGCGAAACCATGGCGCTGTGGGTACGCGGCAACCCGGGTCGCCGCGAGCCGGATCTGGGGGCGATCCGGCGCAGCATCGCCGCGCACGAAACCCCGTTTACGCAAAAGCCAGGTGATCTCAATGCGATTCGCGAGGCGCTATACGGCTGCATGTGGGAAGACGTCGGCATGCTGCGCGACGCGAGCGGACTGGCGCGGGCCCAGGCCCGGCTGGCCGAACTGGAAGGCGAACTGGCCGCGGTCGGCGTGGCTGACGGCGAGCGTGCCTACAACCTGAGCTGGCACGACTGGCTGAACCTGCGCAACCTGATCGCGGTCAGCCGCGTGATTGCTGCGGCGGCAGCCAGCCGGGAGAATTCGCGCGGCGCGCATTTTCGCGAGGACTTTCCGGATGCCGGCGAACTCGCCACGTCGACCTACAGCGTCGTGCGCCAGGATGGCGAGCGCGTTGCCGTGTCGCACGACACCGTGGTGTTCTCCCGCGTCCAACCCGGGCAGACCATCCTGGTTGACATCGGCCCGGCGCAGGCGAAGTTGGCCGCGGCGTGATCCCGGCAACCCGGGACGCCATGACGCCGGCACTGGACTTTCTAGGTTGCGCGATCGACGCCGCACCCGGCCTGTTGAGCGCGCGCAGACTGTTTGCCGGGATTGGCTTGGCTAGAGGTTGTGCCAGATCAGACTCGTGCCGCCGGCGATCAGGATCGCCCATACTGCCTGCACGATCCGATGTGCCGGCAGCTTGCGGCTCAGGTGGCTGCCCAGGTACAGACCACCCATCACGACGGGCAGCAGGGCGAGCGCAAGTTGCAGCACATGCGGCTGTTTGTACAGTCCCACCGATGTGAAAAGGACGAGTCGCGTGAGGCCGCTGAAGAAAATCAGGGCGCTGATCGTCGCACGCAGGGCGCGCACGTCGGGCAGGCGGCGCGCCAGGTAGGCAACGTAGATGGGACCGCCCGTTCCGAACAGCGCCGTGAACAAGCCGCCGAGCAAGGCCAATGGTGCTGCCCACGCCACCGAAATTGGCCGCTGCTGCACCCGGAACACCAGGCTCCATGCCGCGTAGGCCAGAATGAAGCAGCCCAGCGTGATGAGCAGCGGTCTTTGCGGCGCGCGCACAAGCAGCGTGACGCCGATCAGCATGCCGGCGACCATGAACGGAATGATGCGCAGCAACTCGTCGCGCGCCACGGCGCTGTGGTTGCGCAGTCCCAGCACGATGCCGGCGCTGAGGTCGAAGATCAGCATCATCGGCACCACCGATCGCAGCGGCAGGAAATGCGTCAGCAGCGGTACCGCGGTGATCGACGAGCCGAAGCCGGTCAGACCGTAGATGGTGTAGGCCAGCGCGATGATCAGGGTCGCGCTGAGCAGCGTGACCCACGGAAACGGCAGATCGATCACCATGCGCGCGCTGCCGTGGGTGGCAAGCCGAGCTTGGCCGGGCTCTCGTTGCGGTGCCGCCGGGGCATGGCCCCTCGCCTTGCGGGCCTGGGCAGCGGCCGCTTCACCCGCGTGCCAGCGCCTGCAGCTGCTCGTACAGGGGCACGGCGACCTCGATGCCGTCCGCGCGCGCCTTCTCGGCCAGTTCGAAACGGCGCTGTCCCGGTAGCCTGACCTCGGGGTCCTGGCACATCGCCGCGACCAGGGTTTCCAGCCGTTCGTCGAACACGTCGCTGCCGGCGAGCGCGCCCGGGTCGATGACCATGAAGGCCTGGCCGATGCGCGGCCGGTTGCCGGCGTCCGTGAAAAACGAATCGGCCTCGAAGCCAAACGACGCGCCGGTCAGTGCGCAACACAGCAGCTCGACGACCAGCGCCAGCATCGCCCCCTTGACCCCGCCGGCCGGCAGCATCGAGCCCTCGAGTCCGGCCTTCGGGTCGGTGGTTGGCCGACCCTCGCGGTCAACTGCCCAGCCCAGCGGAATGCTGCGCCCCTCCTTGGCCGCCACCATCAGTTTGCCGCGAGCGACCTCGGACAGTGACAGGTCGATGACCAACGGCGCCGCCTTGCGGCGCGGAAACACCGCCGCGATCGGGTTGGTGCCGAACAGCGCACGCTTGCCGCCCCAGGCTGGCATCGCCGCTGGCGAGTTGCCGAAGGCCAGCCCGACCATGCCGGCGCTGCTGACCGGGCCCAGGTGTTCGGCGGCGACGCCGAAGTGGTGGCTGCGCGTGACCCCGGCGAAAGCCGCGCCGCAGAGCCGCGCGCGGGCGATGGCCTCGCGCACCGCCAGCGCACAGGCGGGAAACGCCAGGCCGTCGTCGGCGTCGACAAGGCAGGCTGCGCTCTTGGCATGAATCACTTTCGGCACGGCGATGCCGTTGA is part of the Thiomonas sp. X19 genome and encodes:
- a CDS encoding sulfite exporter TauE/SafE family protein; protein product: MVIDLPFPWVTLLSATLIIALAYTIYGLTGFGSSITAVPLLTHFLPLRSVVPMMLIFDLSAGIVLGLRNHSAVARDELLRIIPFMVAGMLIGVTLLVRAPQRPLLITLGCFILAYAAWSLVFRVQQRPISVAWAAPLALLGGLFTALFGTGGPIYVAYLARRLPDVRALRATISALIFFSGLTRLVLFTSVGLYKQPHVLQLALALLPVVMGGLYLGSHLSRKLPAHRIVQAVWAILIAGGTSLIWHNL
- a CDS encoding succinate dehydrogenase; translated protein: MNTRMQVRLWLWQRISAAVLAPLVLIHLGTIIYAVHAGLSAAAILGRLHDNAWFGGFYALFVLACAAHVPVGMARIAEEWLAWRGAKAMLLGGAFGLLVLVAGLRAVYGVVLS
- a CDS encoding Ldh family oxidoreductase; this translates as MPHIALSALTDLVASALRRAGASPPMAQSTAQALVAAESQGLPSHGLSRVAQYTAHLRNGRVNGIAVPKVIHAKSAACLVDADDGLAFPACALAVREAIARARLCGAAFAGVTRSHHFGVAAEHLGPVSSAGMVGLAFGNSPAAMPAWGGKRALFGTNPIAAVFPRRKAAPLVIDLSLSEVARGKLMVAAKEGRSIPLGWAVDREGRPTTDPKAGLEGSMLPAGGVKGAMLALVVELLCCALTGASFGFEADSFFTDAGNRPRIGQAFMVIDPGALAGSDVFDERLETLVAAMCQDPEVRLPGQRRFELAEKARADGIEVAVPLYEQLQALARG
- a CDS encoding fumarate hydratase yields the protein MNIDLQAIEDTARELYIRALKVLPPDIKQGFGRLVGSESVPRAQGVLRTMVTNIEVAERTDNLLCQDTGVPIYNLRIGSGVEFDGHALKAAIRRGCERATREYPLRSSVVHPLTRRNEHTSCGIEVPVIHIDFVDTTDFLDIEMIPKGSGSENNSFLKMAIPAEGLDAIKTFVVDCVIAAGGKTCPPTIVGVGLGGTSDLCVALAKRAATRPLGTRCDDVDGALLEDELSHAVNQLGVGPQGLGGDSTAFAVHIELAATHITMNPVAVNMQCHSARRARASFTPAGVHYGF
- the sdhC gene encoding succinate dehydrogenase, cytochrome b556 subunit, which translates into the protein MKRRNDFRARNHPAYWAFWLHRVSGLLLALFLPLHFWALGQALHGAASLQGFLRLADQPLFRFAEWGLVMLLALHMTGGIRLLLIEFAPWSGLRQDWIAVALGAAAAAGMAFALALLG
- a CDS encoding L-aspartate oxidase — protein: MDLKRIDIDILILGSGGAGLFAALHAHQADPRLSITVAVKGLLGKCGCTRMVQGGYNVALAEGDSVERHFMDTIEGGKWLSNQDLAWTLVTKAVERIHELENELGCFFDRNPDGTVHQKAFAGQTFDRTVHKGDLTGIEIINRLAEQVWARGIDRLEEHRAIELVRTPDGRALAGVLMIDMRSGGFVFVRAGAVLLATGGGPTMYKFNTPSGDKSCDGLAMALRAGLALRDMEMVQFHPTGLLAGAHTRMTGTVLEEGLRGAGGWLLNGRGERFMHNYDPRGERATRDIVSRGIFAEMRAGRTSPNGGVYIQMSHLGADKVRQQFKGMVERCADCGFDLAGGKVEVVPTAHYMMGGVVFRPDCSTELHGLFAAGEDTGGVHGANRLGGNGVANSTVFGGIAGETMALWVRGNPGRREPDLGAIRRSIAAHETPFTQKPGDLNAIREALYGCMWEDVGMLRDASGLARAQARLAELEGELAAVGVADGERAYNLSWHDWLNLRNLIAVSRVIAAAAASRENSRGAHFREDFPDAGELATSTYSVVRQDGERVAVSHDTVVFSRVQPGQTILVDIGPAQAKLAAA
- a CDS encoding HIT family protein; this encodes MRLIRADDALHPAFYRLVWQHHAREFTDLTPLQRSTCMDALALVEQGLRTHLTPDKINLASLGNVVPHLHWHVIARWGWDAHWPQPVWAAARRTPADERCAAVRARLPALDASLRAALHTRFGSRAQAA
- a CDS encoding fumarate hydratase C-terminal domain-containing protein; the protein is MAHHALNTPVSEAQVRALHAGDTVTLQSTLFGIRDATQIHMFDRGRATRFDLRGHAVIHTAPNVRRVAASPEFPAGYAPVCVGTTTSDRMERFTWPLMQQYGVRMIVGKGGLRADSLEAFAKLGGVYLAIVGGTAALESTWIEQIEDVDLDDLNPESLWKFRIRDFGPLLVAMDSHGNSLYDDVKHDVQERRARVLAELGVRTA
- a CDS encoding LysR family transcriptional regulator, coding for MSSIRSFKTFLAVVRHGSFTAAGREVGLTPAAVGLQMRALEQSLEQALFDRGPRSVVLNTAGRAMAPHIEQLVLLYDSLVAETDQDALSGTVVVGALISALMGAFADALRAVKRQHPRLKVKILAGLSSDFADRVERGELDAAVVTKSPRPLASSLRWTPLYTEAMVLIVPRRAQFKLPDEPLDMLRQAPFIRFDRHTWTGHLVNEVLHRCNVSTSDEMELNSVEAMIEIVRQGFGVSIVPRLANVNWATDRSLRVITLPGVDVQRHVGLIERASHTRMRFTDAIKQHHYTAVDAKKT
- a CDS encoding anti-sigma factor domain-containing protein, whose translation is MTRYHQPELCNRLASDYLTGGMSPAARRRFEALLQTEPTLAQALRTWRQRLDDGLLRQKPPERAWDGILARVQPGTGTPVSQRFEKGWAKRTWMGLTLGFGVLTASLMVSLVMLLQQPGPGAPSAAQMAAVLKGPEGHSAVLTVHGSRLVLTAVGPVATPGNKSFELWMLPKQGKPQAVGLVQLRSSDTLQLPAPALLALSQAKGFAISVEPAGGSPTGQPTGPITYVGDVVAMTRLQPGQAHLAPGQGGGDFYE
- a CDS encoding RNA polymerase sigma factor, which gives rise to MPDLEKLLAYTALADQQAFAALYEATRRRGWAICLRLLRDPAQAEDALQDAYVKIWHQAASYRPTQGAAEAWLATVVRNTCLDKLRAKGREPVESLDAMEVPLDPADAAPGPEQLLERSMSHGSLERCFDELKPRQRELLTHSYVMGMSHGELAKLSGMALGTVKTILRRAILALRACLGEGAGS
- a CDS encoding ferritin-like domain-containing protein yields the protein MDTNARMDSPALDRRTWFKKGGLFVAGLTAASGLALPARSFAASMSNEDDIKMLNVALGLEYQAIAAYQVGAESGLLQKPVLAVAVEFQGQHKAHAGVLESTINKLGGTPVMSMKPAAYNFPTDKLKNQADVLRFAAGLEKGAASAYLGTVPQFHNRGLAKAAASIMGDETMHWAILLNALGENPVPAAFIA
- a CDS encoding succinate dehydrogenase/fumarate reductase iron-sulfur subunit, with protein sequence MADKNSHLHVSIWRGKEQGSFASYDVPRLESQTVLDVVTYIQRQLDPSLSYRYACRVGMCGSCAMNVNGVARWTCRTHVAKVERNGALEIAPLSNLPVIKDLVTDMREFFDKWARSMGRFQGSRTRSDAFARVDPASRERRAADAGIECIGCGVCYASCDVVGWRPEFLGPAALNRAWTLVNDVRDVLRDERVQATSGDSGCHACHTQGSCTQRCPKSIAPTAGIAGLKRLALGGSFLGRR